From the Lolium rigidum isolate FL_2022 chromosome 2, APGP_CSIRO_Lrig_0.1, whole genome shotgun sequence genome, one window contains:
- the LOC124692996 gene encoding clustered mitochondria protein codes for MAGKSKGGKSKAKAQAESQGASVEPEAPVADVVQEAKSENGQVSEAAPAADGGAADVEKEEGDAAVAAQAAEKPAEGELHLYPVTVKTQSGEKLELQLSPGDSVIDVKQFLLDAPETCFYTCYDLILHTKDGSAHPLEDYNEISEIADITTGGCTLEMVAATYDERSIRSHLRRVRELLSLSSLHVSLSTSLALQQESAQAKNADAGKTAGQELDGLNFMEDNTVALTSLLASAPAEIKCVDSIIFSSFNPPPSYRRLHGDLIYIDVVTLEGNKCCITGSSKSFYVNASNGSILDSRPLKQSHEASTLVGLLQNISAKFKKGFREILDRKASAHPFENVQALLPVTSWLGAYPVQEHRRDAARAEDSVVLSYGTELIGMQRDWNEELQSCREFPHGNPQERILRGRALYKVTCDFVDAAVKGAVGVINRCIPPINPTDPECFHMYVHNNIFFSFAVDSDHEHISKDQKPDCQNGPGRSTPVPSPDLGAKADRGHAAVDSKTEEPNSVLEASAEAQIADSEQATYASANNDLKGTKSYQEADIPGLYNLAMAIIDYRGHRVVAQSIIPGILQGDKSDSLLYGSVDNGKKISWNEAFHAKVVEAAKRLHVKEHSVLDGSGNPVKLAATVECKGIVGSDDRHYILDLMRVTPRDSNYIGLQHRFCVLRPELVASFVEVESTKKSPAQKIPDIPAELNGPESKDQHDSASDATAPSVDRDDKPDESPTPTPAESNDSNDEILFNPNVFTEYKLAGSPEEIAADEALVKKVGSYLLDTVIPKFVQDLCSLDVSPMDGQTLTDVLHSNGINVRYLGKVAGMIKHLPHLWDLFSAEIIVRSAKHVVKEILRQSPDHNIAPAVAHFLNCFAGKVLAASTKGSAGSTQSKTQKKSSSSASSRKGQSVHSHLTSDGVWSDIKEFARHKYQFEVADDARVGAKKIAVLRNLCQKVGVTIAARKYELNSAAPFQPSDILNLQPIVKHSVPTCTDARKLMEAGKIRMAEGTLNEAYALFSEAFSLLQQINGPMHKDAANCCRYLAMVLYHAGDIAGAIVQQHRELIINERCLGLDHPDTAHSYGNMALFYHGLNQTELALRHMSRTLLLLSLASGPDHPDVAATLINVAMMYQDASNMSTALRYLQAALTKNERILGPDHVQTAVCYHALAIAFSSMGNYKLSVQHETKTHGILVKQLGSDDSRTKDSENWLKTFKEREKQVNAQKQKDPLLQAHPGLYQAVQAAAIKYGDGSANVKKSLNAAVVGETVPRGRGVDERGAKATAEVRKKAAARGLNLRNGPAANRASELNHILNLINSAASASAASPTVNTQRTESEGPQSNGPALNGAKEAKDTNRLSAKVDGQTPVGLGASLELKKQKSKQKA; via the exons ATGGCGGGCAAGTCCAAGGGTGGGAAgagcaaggccaaggcgcaggccGAGAGCCAGGGCGCCTCGGTCGAGCCGGAGGCGCCGGTCGCCGATGTGGTCCAGGAGGCCAAGTCCGAGAACGGGCAAGTGAGTGAAGCCGCCCCTGCTGCGGATGGGGGTGCGGCGGatgtggagaaggaggagggGGATGCGGCTGTGGCCGCGCAGGCTGCAGAGAAGCCGGCTGAAG GAGAGCTTCATCTATACCCTGTTACTGTTAAGACGCAATCAGGTGAAAAGCTAGAGCTACAG CTAAGCCCTGGAGATTCTGTCATTGATGTCAAACAATTCCTCTTGGATGCGCCTGAGACTTGCTTCTACACATGCTATGATCTGATATTACACACTAAAGATGGCTCGGCGCACCCGTTAGAGGACTACAATGAAATTTCTGAGATTGCAGATATAACTACTGGTGGCTGTACGTTGGAGATGGTTGCTG CAACATATGACGAGAGGTCTATTAGGTCGCATCTCCGCCGTGTCCGGGAGTTACTCTCTCTCTCTAGTCTTCATGTGTCGCTGTCGACATCCCTAGCTCTGCAGCAGGAGTCTGCGCAGGCAAAAAATGCAG ATGCAGGAAAAACTGCTGGCCAGGAGCTTGATGGTTTAAATTTCATGGAGGACAATACTGTAGCCCTTACTAGTTTGTTGGCATCTGCACCAGCAGAAATCAAATGTGTGGACAGCATAATTTTTTCATCATTCAATCCTCCACCGAGTTATAGGAG GTTACATGGGGATCTCATTTATATTGATGTTGTGACATTAGAAGGAAACAAATGCTGCATCACTGGGAGCTCCAAATCTTTTTATGTGAATGCTAGCAATGGAAGTATTTTGGATTCAAGACCTTTGAAACAATCTCACGAAGCCAGCACTTTAGTTGGATTGCTACAAAACATTAGCGCCAAGTTTAAGAAAG GTTTTCGTGAAATATTGGACCGCAAAGCATCAGCCCATCCTTTTGAGAATGTTCAGGCCTTGCTCCCAGTGACTTCTTGGTTGGGAGCTTACCCAGTGCAAG AGCATAGAAGGGATGCAGCCAGGGCTGAAGATTCTGTTGTGTTGTCATATGGTACCGAGTTGATTGGTATGCAGAGAGACTGGAATGAGGAGCTCCAGTCGTGCCGAGAGTTCCCTCATGGCAATCCTCAAGAAAG GATATTGCGAGGCAGAGCACTGTATAAAGTGACATGTGATTTTGTTGACGCCGCGGTAAAAGGAGCAGTTGGTGTCATCAATAGATGTATACCTCCAATTAATCCAACTGATCCAGAATGTTTTCATAT GTATGTCCACAACAACATTTTCTTTAGTTTTGCTGTCGACTCGGACCACGAGCACATCTCAAAGGACCAAAAGCCAGATTGTCAAAATGGTCCTGGGAGAAGCACGCCGGTCCCCTCCCCAGATTTGGGGGCTAAGGCAGATAGGGGTCATGCAGCAGTGGACTCAAAAACTGAAGAGCCTAACAGTGTTTTGGAAGCATCTGCAGAGGCACAAATAGCAGACAGTGAGCAGGCAACCTATGCTTCTGCTAATAATGACTTGAAAGGAACCAAGTCTTACCAAGAAGCTGATATTCCTGGGCTTTACAATCTTGCGATGGCAATAATTGATTACCGAGGTCACCGGGTTGTAGCTCAG AGCATCATACCCGGTATTCTTCAAGGAGACAAGTCTGACTCTCTTCTGTATGGTTCCGTCGATAATGGCAAGAAGATATCTTGGAACGAGGCATTCCATGCAAAG GTAGTTGAGGCTGCAAAGCGGCTCCATGTGAAGGAGCATTCGGTTTTGGATGGTTCTGGCAATCCTGTAAAATTAGCTGCTACAGTTGAATGCAAGGGAATTGTTGGTAGTGATGACAG GCATTACATTTTGGATCTGATGCGAGTAACTCCTCGGGATTCCAACTACATTGGACTGCAGCACCGCTTCTGTGTGTTGAGACCTGAGCTTGTGGCTTCATTTGTTGAG GTTGAGTCCACAAAGAAATCCCCTGCGCAGAAAATTCCTGATATCCCTGCAGAATTGAATGGGCCAGAATCGAAGGATCAACACGACAGTGCTTCTGATGCTACG GCTCCTTCTGTGGACAGAGATGACAAGCCTGATGAAAGCCCTACTCCTACACCTGCTGAAAGTAACGACTCAAATGATGAAATTCTTTTCAATCCAAATGTATTTACAGAGTACAAGCTTGCTGGCAGTCCTGAG GAGATTGCAGCAGATGAAGCTTTGGTTAAAAAGGTTGGTTCATATTTGCTAGATACGGTGATCCCAAAGTTTGTTCAGGATCTTTGCTCCCTTGATGTCTCCCCTATGGATGGTCAAACTTTAACTGATGTGCTGCATAGCAATGGGATAAATGTTAGGTATCTGGGCAAA GTTGCAGGTATGATCAAGCATTTGCCACACTTATGGGACTTGTTTTCTGCTGAGATAATTGTTAGGTCTGCAAAGCATGTTGTCAAG GAAATACTGAGGCAAAGCCCAGACCATAATATCGCACCTGCTGTTGCTCATTTCTTAAATTGTTTTGCTGGCAAAGTTTTGGCTGCTTCAACTAAAGGTAGTGCGGGCAGCACACAGTCGAAAACCCAGAAG AAATCGAGTTCTTCAGCTTCTTCAAGAAAGGGTCAATCTGTACATTCCCATCTAACATCTGATGGAGTTTGGTCTGACATTAAGGAGTTTGCAAGACATAAATATCAG TTTGAAGTGGCAGATGATGCAAGGGTTGGGGCTAAAAAGATTGCAGTTCTTCGCAATCTTTGCCAAAAG GTGGGAGTAACAATTGCTGCTCGCAAATACGAGTTGAATTCTGCTGCTCCATTCCAACCTTCAGATATCTTGAATCTCCAACCAATTGTGAAGCACTCAGTTCCTACCTGTACTGATGCAAGGAAGCTTATGGAAGCAGGGAAAATCCGGATGGCTGAG GGAACACTGAATGAGGCGTACGCACTATTCTCTGAAGCCTTTTCGCTACTTCAGCAG ATAAATGGTCCCATGCACAAGGATGCTGCTAACTGTTGCCG GTACCTTGCTATGGTCTTGTACCATGCCGGTGATATAGCAGGAGCAATTGTGCAGCAACATCGAGAGCTTATCATAAATGAACGGTGCCTTGGTCTAGATCATCCCGATACGGCCCACAG cTACGGCAACATGGCTTTGTTCTATCACGGACTCAATCAAACTGAACTTGCGCTGCGGCACATGTCCCGTACACTGCTTTTGCTGAGTTTAGCATCAGGTCCTGATCATCCAGATGTTGCAGCAACTCTTATCAATGTGGCGATGATGTACCAGGATGCGAGCAATATGAGTACCGCTCTTAGGTATCTGCAAGCAGCACTTACGAAGAATGAGCGCATTTTAGGCCCAGATCATGTTCAAACAGCAGTTTGCTATCATGCTCTCGCCATTGCATTCAGTTCTATGGGTAATTACAAGCTTTCAGTCCAG CATGAAACCAAGACACATGGTATACTGGTAAAACAGTTAGGGAGTGATGATTCACGGACCAAAGATTCAGAAAATTGGTTGAAAACATTCAAGGAGCGAGAAAAACAG GTTAACGCCCAGAAGCAGAAGGATCCATTATTGCAG GCACATCCTGGATTGTATCAAGCGGTGCAGGCAGCTGCGATCAAGTATGGTGATGGATCAGCAAATGTCAAGAAATCACTTAATGCTGCAGTAGTTGGAGAAACTGTTCCTCGAGGAAGAGGAGTCGACGAGCGAGGTGCTAAGGCAACTGCAGAAGTTCGAAAGAAGGCTGCTGCCAGAGGCCTTAATTTGCGCAATGGACCTGCCGCAAACAGGGCTTCTGAACTAAACCACATTCTCAACCTTATCAACTCAGCGGCTTCAGCTTCTGCTGCTTCTCCCACTGTGAACACTCAAAGGACTGAATCTGAAGGGCCACAGTCGAATGGTCCTGCCTTGAATGGGGCAAAGGAAGCCAAGGATACAAATCGGCTGTCCGCTAAGGTTGACGGTCAAACTCCAGTAGGATTAGGTGCTTca